One Fusarium poae strain DAOMC 252244 chromosome 4, whole genome shotgun sequence DNA window includes the following coding sequences:
- the BAT1 gene encoding Mitochondrial branched-chain amino acid (BCAA) aminotransferase (BUSCO:25458at5125), with protein MRPMLVRSALRSARMSSFRPLCQAQRFSIKAEAASSIKPLGLDASKLTIERTGKPKGLSKPEDLVFGREFTDHMLAIEWNQDEGWLEPKITPYQNLSLDPATCVFHYAFECFEGMKAYKDKHGKVRLFRPDKNMARLNKSAARIALPTFEPHDFTELVSKLANLDSRFIPDKRGYSLYLRPTMIGTQKTLGVGPPGSALLYCIASPVGPYYPTGFKAVSLEATDYAVRAWPGGVGDKKLGANYAPCIVPQLQAASRGFQQNLWLFGEEEYVTEVGTMNMFVALKNKETGKKELITAPLDGTILEGVTRDSVLQLARERLAPQGWEVIERKYTMKELAEAADEGRLLEAFGTGTAAIVSPVRSISWKGRSVDCGLSEIEESGEIALQMKEWIEAIQYGDEEHEWSYAI; from the exons ATGAGACCTATGCTTGTTCGCTCCGCTCTACGGAGCGCTCGCATGTCGAGCTTCAGACCGTTGTGCCAGGCGCAACGCTTCAGCATCAAGGCTGAGGCAGCCTCATCCATCAAACCCCTTGGCTTAGATGCTTCAAAACTCACCATTGAGAGAACGGGAAAGCCCAAGGGTCTCAGCAAGCCTGAGGATTTGGTGTTTGGAAGGGAGTTCACAG ACCACATGCTTGCGATCGAATGGAATCAGGATGAAGGATGGTTGGAGCCCAAGATCACACCCTACCAGAACCTCTCTCTCGACCCTGCGACATGTGTCTTCCATTACGCCTTCGAGTGCTTCGAGGGTATGAAGGCGTACAAGGACAAGCACGGCAAGGTGCGACTTTTCCGACCCGACAAGAACATGGCTCGACTCAACAAATCAGCTGCCCGTATCGCGCTCCCTACTTTTGAGCCTCATGACTTCACCGAGCTCGTCTCCAAGCTCGCCAACCTAGACTCTCGCTTCATCCCCGACAAGCGAGGATACTCACTCTACCTCCGCCCGACCATGATCGGAACTCAAAAGACACTTGGCGTTGGCCCTCCTGGATCTGCTCTTCTCTACTGTATTGCCTCGCCCGTTGGTCCTTACTACCCCACTGGCTTCAAGGCTGTTTCTCTCGAGGCCACTGACTACGCTGTCCGTGCTTGGCctggtggtgttggtgaCAAGAAGCTGGGTGCCAACTACGCGCCCTGCATCGTTCCCCAGCTCCAGGCCGCCAGCCGTGGTTTCCAACAGAACCTTTGGCTGTTTGGCGAGGAGGAGTACGTTACTGAGGTCGGCACCATGAACATGTTTGTCGctctcaagaacaaggagaCTGGTAAGAAGGAGCTTATCACAGCTCCCCTCGATGGGACTATCCTTGAGGGTGTCACTCGTGACTCTGTCCTGCAACTTGCTCGCGAGCGCCTTGCTCCCCAGGGCTGGGAGGTCATCGAGCGCAAGTACACCATGAAGGAGCTTGCTGAGGCTGCTGATGAGGGCCGCCTGCTCGAGGCTTTCGGTACCGGAACAGCTGCCATTGTCAGCCCTGTCCGATCCATCTCTTGGAAGGGAAGATCCGTTGACTGCGGTCTATCCGAGATCGAAGAGTCTGGTGAGATTGCTCTCCAGATGAAGGAGTGGATCGAAGCCATCCAGTATGGTGACGAGGAGCACGAGTGGAGCTACGCTATCTGA
- a CDS encoding hypothetical protein (BUSCO:9166at5125) has protein sequence MFSSAFKSISATNITGNYSISSAPTSTAGPWKIFDAKKKSTGKPYSVFVFDRKSLDSHGNSLGRSGAASFKKTVEEVVERLKKEASSLAKLRHPSILELVEPVEETRGGGLQFVTESVTASLSSLLQDKDEQERAGGPGGRSSRYVTEDADGTKRRRELEIDELEIQKGLLQVSKALEFLHENAGIVHGNLTPDSVLINSKSDWKISGLAFASPPEGSDKPTSIQGINLYEVLNMDPRLPKTVQLNLDYTSPDFVVDNNLNASADMFSLGLMSVALYNSPHKSPLECHGSLSTYKRLFSSSSSVPSATNNYLSSRPLPRELSHDVLPRLITRRPAQRMTAREFQQSEYFDNILVSTIRFLDSFPAKTSNEKASFMRGLNKVLPSFPKSVMEKKILPALIEELKDRDLLSLILQNVFKILDLLPSAKRAFSEKVRPSLREIFVANAKQTQEKDPARDAGLMVVLEHISSVSNNCSGKEFKDDMLPVILAAIECPTHSIVDAALRSLPVVLPVLDFSTIKNELFPVIATVFSKTNSLAIKVRGLRAFVILCGGKNDSGEDDGLNGLENKKTSSSSALDKYTMQEKIVPLIRVIKTKEPAVMMAALSVMKVVGSVADADFVAMEILPILWSMSLGPLLDLKQFQSFMELIKSLSRRVEDEQTRKLQELGGNSNGSTAPAEDFMAFGGVTGTTFDQSNGATEDDFENLVKGRVASPRSSTATPSWDDPAKSKSSTPAPTFSWSTPPPPASNTIPKLAPQKAPSYRTVTPDLGRFEALTPSSTQFSQPMQPTPSQPFQPPTQSQPMQSMQPMAPQKPLSTSTSGTSINWSAATPAASSPWGGSSGFGTSASAGNMGASMASLSLNSNARQSSFTLPPPPGNTSTPPVSSFTMPPPPATNWGSMSSMGNSASNTSQNTGQKSGLDKYESLI, from the exons ATGTTCTCCTCGGCCTTTAAGTCCATCTCTGCCACCAACATCACCGGCAATTACTCCATCTCCTCAGCACCGACTTCGACGGCTGGTCCCTGGAAGATCTTCGATGCGAAAAAGAAATCAACTGGAAAACCCTACAGTGTCTTTGTTTTCGACAGGAAGTCGTTGGACAGCCATGGCAACTCGTTGGGCCGCTCTGGCGCAGCCTCCTTCAAGAAGACTGTCGAGGAAGTTGTTGAGCGACTAAAGAAGGAAGCATCGAGCCTTGCAAAGCTACGGCATCCCAGCATTCTGGAGTTGGTCGAACCCGTGGAGGAGACGAGAGGCGGAGGCTTGCAATTCGTTACCGAATCCGTCACAGCTTCACTGTCCAGTCTGTTGCAGGACAAGGACGAGCAGGAACGAGCTGGAGGACCGGGTGGAAGGTCGAGCCGATACGTGACTGAGGATGCCGACGGGACCAAGAGACGAAGAGAGTTGGAGATCGACGAGCTGGAAATTCAAAAAGGTCTGCTTCAAGTCAGCAAAGCGCTCGAATTCCTGCATGAGAATGCCGGTATCGTTCACGGAAACCTCACGCCTGATTCAGTTCTCATCAACTCGAAG TCTGACTGGAAGATCAGTGGATTAGCTTTTGCCAGCCCTCCTGAAGGATCCGACAAACCCACATCTATTCAAGGGATCAACTTATATGAAGTCCTCAACATGGATCCTCGACTACCCAAGACGGTACAGCTCAACCTTGATTATACCTCCCCTGACTTTGTGGTCGACAACAACCTCAACGCGTCTGCTGATATGTTCTCTCTTGGACTTATGTCAGTCGCTCTGTACAACTCACCTCACAAATCTCCTTTAGAATGCCATGGCAGTTTGTCTACATACAAGCGATTGTTTTCGAGTTCTTCCAGCGTCCCATCTGCCACCAACAACTACCTTTCCTCACGCCCTCTCCCTAGGGAACTTTCGCATGATGTTCTACCTAGACTAATTACAAGGCGGCCCGCTCAACGAATGACAGCGCGCGAGTTCCAGCAAAGCGAGTATTTCGACAACATTCTGGTGTCGACCATTAGATTCTTGGACTCATTCCCTGCCAAGACTTCAAATGAGAAAGCTTCTTTCATGCGAGGCCTCAACAAGGTTTTGCCCTCGTTCCCTAAGTCAGTaatggagaagaagattcTACCAGCATTGATAGAGGAGCTGAAAGACCGCGATCTCTTATCACTCATTCTCCAAAACGTCTTCAAAATTCTTGACCTTCTGCCATCAGCCAAGAGGGCGTTTAGTGAAAAGGTTCGGCCCTCTTTGAGGGAGATTTTTGTCGCAAACGCCAAGCAAACGCAAGAGAAAGACCCTGCTAGAGACGCTGGTCTCATGGTTGTTCTTGAGCATATTTCCTCAGTCTCCAATAATTGCTCTGGAAAGGAGTTTAAAGATG ACATGCTCCCTGTCATACTAGCAGCAATCGAATGTCCAACACACTCAATTGTCGATGCTGCTCTTCGTAGCTTGCCAGTCGTTCTACCTGTTCTTGACTTCAGCACAATCAAAAACGAGCTGTTCCCAGTGATCGCAACTGTTTTTAGTAAGACAAACAGTCTTGCGATCAAGGTCCGCGGTCTGCGAGCATTTGTGATACTTTGCGGCGGAAAGAATGATAGCGGCGAAGATGACGGGCTCAACGGACTTGAGAATAAGAAGACGTCTTCATCAAGCGCCCTTGACAAATACACCATGCAAGAAAAGATCGTTCCACTGATCCGAGTCATTAAGACAAAGGAGCCCGCTGTTATGATGGCAGCTTTGAGCGTAATGAAGGTTGTGGGCTCAGTCGCCGATGCTGATTTTGTGGCAATGGAAATTCTACCCATCCTCTGGAGTATGAGTTTAGGACCACTGCTCGACCTGAAGCAGTTCCAAAGCTTCATGGAACTGATCAAGAGTCTATCTCGAAGGGTTGAGGATGAGCAAACGCGAAAATTGCAAGAGCTTGGTGGTAACTCGAACGGTTCTACCGCACCAGCTGAGGATTTCATGGCCTTTGGCGGAGTCACTGGCACCACCTTTGATCAGAGCAACGGAGCTACAGAGGACGACTTTGAGAACCTCGTCAAGGGTCGTGTGGCAAGTCCCAGGTCAAGCACAGCAACTCCCAGCTGGGACGACCCGGCCAAATCGAAATCGAGCACACCGGCACCCACGTTCTCGTGGTCTACGCCTCCTCCACCTGCAAGCAACACGATACCAAAGCTTGCACCTCAAAAGGCACCGTCTTACAGGACCGTGACACCGGATCTCGGTCGTTTCGAGGCTCTCACGCCGTCGTCTACGCAGTTCAGTCAACCAATGCAACCGACGCCGAGCCAGCCTTTTCAACCACCGACGCAATCGCAGCCGATGCAGTCAATGCAGCCTATGGCACCACAGAAGCCCTTGTCAACGTCCACCTCTGGAACTTCTATCAACTGGTCGGCTGCTACCCCAGCTGCGTCAAGTCCGTGGGGAGGTTCCTCCGGATTCGGCACCAGTGCATCTGCAGGCAATATGGGCGCTTCAATGGCCAGCTTGTCACTGAACTCGAACGCACGACAGTCGTCCTTTACACTTCCTCCGCCGCCAGGCAACACTTCTACTCCTCCTGTATCTTCGTTCACGATGCCCCCACCGCCAGCGACGAATTGGGGTAGCATGAGCTCCATGGGCAACTCGGCGTCCAACACATCACAGAACACAGGACAAAAGTCTGGACTTGACAAATATGAGAGCTTGATTTAA
- a CDS encoding hypothetical protein (BUSCO:26557at5125): MNPKKNSGRSVAISKRKAQPNALDTLGDNPTEEEIKTAVANVALADLEERVADVRESWETDSLFEDAFEELSSENTVALDDPKLCTPEEASRLRRELREYGPAVFCQRTVDAGHYTARKLLSAFGIRPPAFLEGENDDAYFHLLSLAITRELGKRAKILRYNTVDDAVDLIAKSNNIILITGAGISTSLGIPDFRSQGTGLYSKLEHLGLSDPQEVFDIGVFKQDPTIFYSVAKDILPSTDKYTPTHKFIAMLHEKGKLLTNYSQNIDNLEVKAGVPKDKLIQCHGSFGTATCVQCGYKCEGEKIFPEIKADKIPRCPRCVQTLRTAGAPPKRKRSAGTEKKRRRWDADSSDESEYDIPEAGVMKPDITFFGEALPDEFSRRLTEHDRDKVDLVIVIGTSLKVTPVSEIVSWLDADIPQIYVSRQAVNHINFDIDLLGDCDVVVAELCRRLGWSMVHEMIPKDQKVEVRTEPGYKSRHVFEEEKKTKKKAKK; this comes from the exons ATGAACCCCAAAAAGAACTCTGGGAGAAGCGTCGCCATCTCCAAACGAAAAGCTCAACCAAATGCTCTCGACACTCTAGGCGATAACCCAACAGAAGAGGAAATCAAGACGGCTGTTGCCAACGTTGCTTTGGCTGATCTCGAAGAGAGAGTTGCCGATGTTCGAGAGTCATGGGAGACAGATTCCTTATTCGAAGATGCTTTTGAAGAGTTGAGCAGTGAGAATACTGTTGCACTCGATG ACCCCAAATTGTGTACTCCAGAGGAAGCTAGCAGACTTCGTCGGGAACTCCGAGAGTATGGTCCAGCTGTATTTTGCCAACGCACTGTCGATGCTGGTCACTATACCGCTAGAAAACTTCTCAGCGCTTTTGGTATTCGTCCTCCCGCTTTTCTCGAGGGCGAGAATGATGATGCCTACTTCCACCTGTTATCGCTGGCCATTACGCGTGAGCTGGGCAAGCGCGCTAAGATTTTGCGTTACAACACGGTGGACGATGCCGTTGATTTAATTGCAAAGAGCAACAACATTATTCTCATAACCGGGGCTGGTATTTCTACCTCGCTGGGCATTCCCGACTTCCGTTCCCAGGGAACTGGTCTCTACTCCAAACTTGAGCATCTTGGCCTCAGTGATCCGCAAGAGGTCTTTGACATTGGCGTCTTCAAACAGGATCCTACCATTTTTTACTCGGTGGCCAAGGACATTCTGCCAAGCACAGACAAATACACACCGACTCACAAGTTTATCGCCATGCTCCATGAGAAGGGCAAGTTATTAACCAATTACTCTCAAAACATCGACAACCTCGAGGTCAAAGCCGGTGTTCCCAAGGACAAGCTCATCCAGTGCCACGGTTCTTTCGGAACCGCTACCTGTGTTCAGTGCGGTTACAAGTGTGAAGGAGAGAAGATCTTCCCGGAGATCAAGGCCGACAAGATCCCTCGATGTCCGCGTTGCGTCCAGACTCTGCGCACCGCTGGGGCCCCGCCCAAGCGTAAGCGATCAGCGGGCACCGAGAAGAAACGACGACGATGGGACGCTGATAGCTCCGATGAATCTGAGTACGACATTCCCGAGGCTGGTGTCATGAAGCCTGACATTACCTTCTTCGGGGAGGCTCTCCCTGATGAGTTCTCACGACGACTAACTGAGCACGATCGCGACAAGGTTGACCTCGTTATTGTCATTGGCACTTCTCTCAAGGTCACACCCGTGTCTGAGATTGTGTCTTGGCTGGACGCAGACATCCCTCAAATTTACGTGTCTCGCCAGGCTGTCAACCACATTAATTTTGACATTGATCTTTTGGGCgattgtgatgttgttgtcgcTGAACTGTGTCGCCGTCTCGGATGGTCCATGGTACACGAGATGATCCCCAAAGACCAAAAGGTTGAAGTACGTACTGAGCCTGGTTACAAGAGCCGACATGTctttgaggaggagaagaagactAAGAAGAAAGCCAAGAAATAA
- a CDS encoding hypothetical protein (BUSCO:1284at5125), translated as MTFQKSYSDQVGRNKRSPWQRSRSNPVQQQPRPRPLQPVSEVTKNKLNRFQYHPKPGESVTDDTDNEQNTAKNRTTDDVTTTPATRLTWRDLTESGEADDETASPNDRLLWDNRQDNLYLNALSPMLTRKGRKRARSSSPVSSPIAEKPNTPSVNVKKLAQALKSPHADPTLELWDRYSLNGPNTAETPLGLANPTLAQLMVSSSPRPMKPAAGEASLRRAISCGLNWPKRRRIERSTSGGRMSSEKEDMEASKSSMVTALLDTVTSSINGQSEETQDTPESPSPKKRRICATSSGSPVQLKPQPRPQPQIPPPVRAPAQKQARSPTLIKASDPASSDYGDDDFDEFDDATILQLEASITATQSEMEPLPKAATPKNTLPDEFDDKLLEEFEDLDDDIFNEAEDLITTDSQQVPQAPTTTKPEDLDEDFGDAFEGDFDFEAVELAATQAAQNCSGDSRKPKTIQRYLVTNVLEGEHTDQYGNARPEKILLIQADNSKDIKTLHLRGSWYDTPAHADAYVHVIGDFTARGQCVVDDAQNLLILHPDQLISATVVADSFGCMRRAVLQDRVKATSPPTPPLIYGTMLHEIFQEALFANKWDLPFLCAVIERITEKHVEDLYTIKVGIPSAREHLQSKMTELSYWAGAFVSSQAKPDAVVEDRNGKKANMAVTKLLDVEEHVWSPMYGLKGNIDATVEVVMQDGKNARTLTVPFEVKTGKHANSNHMAQTALYTLLLSDRYDIEIAYGILYYMETSKTMRIPAIRHELRHMIMQRNQLACYVRERSVQLPPMLKSKHMCGKCYAKTSCFIYHRLADNGDGESSGMNEKFDELVKHLTPQHQQFFIKWENLLTKEEKESQKTKRELWTMTSVEREKKSRCFADVIIEEGSASVDTDNPKINRYHYTFIKRNPIAGFSFLESELTVGEPIVVSDEDGHFALAIGYVTAVKRQRISVAVDRRLHNARIRQPGFDDVDNQVFASIMDVAHEGATQDETAGKIKEAPIRYRLDQDEFSNGMATVRNNLVQMMADDIFGARQTRRLIVDLEAPRFKAAPTQYTVSDRDNLNVDQHRAIEKVMSAQDYALVLGMPGTGKTTTIAHIIRALTSQGKSVLLTSHTHTAVDNILLKLESDRIPILRLGAPAKVHPQVQQFATLAGHPMKSFEEIKEAWHGTPIVATTCLGINHPVFHERTFDYCIVDEASQITLPICAGPIRMARTFVLVGDHNQLPPVVRNEEAREGGLDVSLFKLLSDTHPESVVNLEHQYRMCEDIMTLSNTLIYDGKLRCGTEQLKTKKLHVPHMEALVQRHYDASTIHAATPRSFCSAPGPNRCWLYDLLDSEARVRFINTDTIQPPVREEAQGKRIVNSAEVRIVSQLVESLLTVGVPDTEIGVMTHYRAQLFMLKDKLKAFSGVEMHTTDRFQGRDKEVIVLSLVRSNEACNIGDLLKDWRRINVAFTRAKTKLLVVGSKSTLKGSGSDSMLSQFISLMEDRNWIYEMPVNALENHYFEDFGTQITTAGTTQKTKSPRRKAVGKENRRHSPKTARISDKALLKGKLITRDILNEMTNGAYV; from the exons ATGACTTTCCAGAAATCCTACTCGGATCAGGTGGGCCGAAATAAG CGCTCTCCATGGCAGCGCTCGAGGAGCAACCCCGTACAGCAACAGCCCAGGCCTCGCCCTCTCCAGCCAGTGTCCGAGGTCACCAAGAATAAACTCAATAGATTTCAATACCACCCAAAACCCGGCGAATCTGTTACAGACGACACGGATAATGAACAAAACACAGCAAAGAATCGAACCACGGACGATGTAACGACCACGCCTGCCACCCGATTGACCTGGCGAGACCTAACTGAAAGTGGCGAAGCTGATGATGAAACCGCTTCGCCAAATGATCGACTACTCTGGGATAACAGACAGGACAATCTTTATCTGAATGCACTGTCTCCCATGTTGACtcgaaaaggaagaaaacgTGCCagaagctcgtcgcctgtatCTTCACCAATTGCGGAAAAGCCAAACACGCCCTCAGTCAACGTTAAAAAGCTAGCACAGGCCCTCAAGTCGCCACACGCAGACCCTACGTTGGAACTCTGGGATCGATACTCCCTAAATGGACCCAATACGGCGGAAACCCCTCTCGGACTAGCAAACCCAACGCTGGCGCAGCTGATGGTATCGTCTTCACCAAGGCCGATGAAACCAGCGGCTGGTGAAGCCAGTCTACGACGAGCGATAAGTTGTGGGCTGAACTGGCCTAAGAGGAGAAGAATAGAGAGGTCGACTTCGGGAGGTCGAATGAGCAGCGAGAAGGAAGACATGGAGGCTTCGAAATCTTCAATGGTAACGGCGTTGCTCGATACGGTGACTAGTAGCATCAATGGGCAGAGCGAGGAGACTCAAGACACACCAGAATCTCCTTCTCCTAAGAAGAGGCGGATATGTGCTACTAGTAGTGGCTCCCCAGTCCAGCTAAAACCCCAACCTAGACCTCAACCCCAGATACCGCCACCTGTGCGAGCCCCTGCGCAGAAACAAGCTCGATCGCCGACCCTAATCAAGGCCTCAGACCCTGCTTCCTCGGACTACGGGGATGATGACTTTGACGAGTTTGACGACGCCACAATATTGCAATTGGAAGCGAGCATTACTGCAACACAATCGGAAATGGAACCGCTGCCAAAGGCAGCGACCCCTAAAAACACACTACCGGATGAGTTTGATGACAAGCTACTGGAAGAATTCGAGGACCTGGACGATGACATCTTTAACGAAGCGGAAGACCTCATAACAACCGATTCGCAACAGGTACCTCAAGCCCCCACAACAACAAAGCCTGAAGATCTGGACGAGGACTTTGGAGATGCCTTTGAAGGAGACTTTGATTTCGAAGCCGTAGAATTGGCAGCAACTCAAGCAGCCCAGAATTGCTCCGGAGAC AGCCGGAAACCCAAAACAATTCAACGATACCTGGTTACGAATGTTTTAGAGGGCGAACACACGGATCAGTACGGGAATGCACGACCAGAAAAG ATCCTTCTTATCCAGGCCGACAACTCGAAAGACATCAAGACGCTCCATTTAAGGGGGTCGTGGTATGACACGCCAGCTCATGCAGATGCCTATGTCCATGTCATAGGCGACTTCACTGCAAGAGGGCAATGCGTTGTCGACGACGCGCAAAATCTTCTCATTTTACACCCTGACCAGCTTATATCCGCCACTGTAGTTGCTGATTCTTTCGGGTGCATGCGCCGCGCTGTACTCCAAGATCGAGTCAAGGCTACCAGCCCACCAACACCGCCGCTTATTTACGGCACCATGCTACACGAAATATTCCAGGAGGCACTTTTTGCCAACAAGTGGGATCTGCCATTCCTGTGTGCCGTCATTGAACGGATCACGGAAAAGCATGTCGAAGATCTTTACACAATCAAGGTCGGCATACCATCAGCCAGGGAACACTTGCAGTCGAAGATGACTGAGTTGAGCTACTGGGCTGGTGCTTTTGTATCTTCGCAAGCCAAACCTGATGCAGTCGTTGAAGACCGAAACGGAAAGAAGGCCAACATGGCTGTTACCAAGCTCCTGGACGTTGAGGAACATGTCTGGTCTCCAATGTATGGACTGAAGGGTAATATTGATGCGACCGTTGAAGTTGTGATGCAAGACGGAAAGAATGCTCGCACCTTGACTGTGCCGTTTGAGGTCAAAACTGGCAAGCACGCAAACAGCAACCATATGGCACAGACTGCACTCTATACACTGCTCTTATCAGATCGATACGACATAGAGATCGCGTATGGAATTCTCTACTACATGGAAACATCAAAAACAATGCGCATTCCTGCGATTCGACATGAGCTCCGACACATGATTATGCAACGAAACCAGCTGGCATGCTACGTCCGTGAGCGAAGCGTTCAGTTGCCGCCAATGCTCAAGAGCAAGCATATGTGTGGCAAATGCTACGCAAAGACATCATGCTTCATCTACCATCGACTGGCCGACAACGGCGACGGAGAGTCAAGTGGAATGAATGAAAAATTCGACGAGCTGGTCAAACACTTGACTCCCCAACATCAGCAATTTTTTATCAAATGGGAGAACCTACTTAccaaggaagaaaaggagaGCCAGAAAACCAAGAGAGAATTGTGGACGATGACTAGCGTTGAGCGCGAAAAGAAGTCACGGTGCTTTGCCGATGTTATTATTGAAGAGGGATCAGCATCAGTCGATACAGACAACCCCAAGATCAACCGTTATCACTACACCTTTATTAAGCGAAACCCGATAGCCGGCTTCTCGTTCCTCGAGTCCGAGCTGACAGTGGGCGAGCCGATTGTGGTTTCGGACGAGGATGGCCACTTTGCCTTGGCCATTGGTTACGTTACAGCAGTCAAGAGGCAACGAATTAGTGTCGCGGTTGACAGACGTCTACACAATGCTCGAATTCGACAACCCGGgtttgatgatgttgataaTCAGGTCTTCGCCAGTATCATGGATGTCGCCCATGAGGGTGCAACCCAGGATGAGACTGCTGGCAAGATTAAAGAGGCTCCTATCAGATACCGACTCGACCAGGACGAGTTCAGCAACGGAATGGCAACTGTTCGAAACAATCTTGTGCAGATGATGGCAGACGACATTTTCGGGGCGAGGCAAACCCGGCGACTGATAGTTGACTTGGAGGCTCCCAGATTCAAGGCCGCCCCAACTCAGTACACGGTATCGGATCGAGACAACCTCAATGTAGACCAGCATCGAGCCATCGAGAAGGTTATGAGCGCTCAGGACTACGCACTTGTTCTTGGAATGCCGGGTACTGGAAAAACAACAACTATTGCTCACATCATTCGGGCTCTCACATCCCAAGGGAAGAGTGTACTCCTTACTTCACACACCCACACAGCCGTTGACAACATTCTCCTCAAACTCGAGTCGGACAGGATACCTATTCTTCGTCTCGGCGCTCCTGCTAAGGTGCACCCTCAAGTTCAGCAGTTTGCTACTCTTGCCGGCCATCCGATGAAGTCGTTtgaagagatcaaggaagCTTGGCACGGAACACCGATTGTTGCAACAACATGTCTCGGTATCAACCATCCCGTATTCCATGAGCGGACATTCGACTACTGCATTGTGGATGAGGCATCTCAGATTACTCTACCCATTTGCGCAGGTCCCATCAGAATGGCTCGGACCTTTGTTCTCGTTGGCGATCACAACCAACTACCCCCTGTGGTGAGGAACGAGGAGGCGCGTGAAGGTGGTCTTGATGTCAGTTTGTTCAAACTCTTATCCGACACCCATCCCGAGTCGGTCGTCAATCTGGAACACCAGTATCGTATGTGCGAAGACATCATGACTCTTAGCAATACATTGATCTATGACGGAAAGCTTCGGTGCGGTACAGAACAActcaaaacaaaaaaacTTCACGTCCCGCACATGGAGGCCCTGGTGCAGCGTCATTACGATGCGTCAACCATCCACGCGGCAACGCCCCGATCGTTCTGTTCTGCGCCTGGCCCCAACCGATGCTGGCTATATGACCTTCTTGACAGTGAGGCTCGAGTGCGTTTCATTAACACTGACACCATCCAACCGCCTGTACGTGAAGAGGCTCAAGGCAAACGTATTGTCAATTCAGCCGAAGTTCGCATCGTCTCTCAGCTTGTTGAAAGCCTGTTGACCGTTGGGGTTCCGGATACGGAGATTGGTGTCATGACACATTACCGAGCGCAGCTATTTATGCTGAAAGACAAGCTCAAAGCATTCTCTGGAGTAGAGATGCACACAACAGACCGTTTTCAAGGTCGAGACAAGGAGGTTATAGTCCTTAGTCTGGTACGAAGCAACGAAGCTTGCAATATTGGAGACTTATTGAAGGATTGGAGACGAATTAATGTGGCTTTCACACGAGCAAAGACGAAACTGCTCGTTGTGGGAAGCAAATCGACGTTGAAGGGCAGCGGGAGCGACAGCATGTTGAGCCAATTCATCTCTCTCATGGAGGATCGAAATTGGATTTATGAAATGCCTGTAAATGCATTGGAGAACCATTATTTTGAGGACTTTGGCACACAAATTACGACCGCGGGTACTACGCAAAAGACAAAGTCACCACGCAGGAAAGCTGTTGGAAAGGAGAATCGTAGGCATTCACCGAAAACGGCCAGGATTAGCGACAAGGCGTTATTAAAGGGCAAACTTATCACGAGGGATATCTTGAACGAAATGACCAATGGCGCATATGTTTGA